A single genomic interval of Lentimicrobium saccharophilum harbors:
- a CDS encoding M23 family metallopeptidase, with protein sequence MASFRRTSDSNDERKVRWYHKLRDKYRLVILNEDTFEEKLSFKLSRLNVFVVTGTLAIILIFLTTYLIAFTPLREYIPGYSNANLQKDLYELQVRTDSIGEALKNRDLHILNLKRLLSGEVVPLPDQSPVQTDSIIRSGYSRISNLRSKEDSLLRKEYEQENLYNLNIDSRSSPRQNTPVSKLNFYAPVKGIVTNRFDASKRHYGIDIATGQNEAVKAAYDGVVFFSEWTAETGNVIAIQHTGAVITVYKHNSVLLRKQGAYVRAGESIAIIGNTGEYSTGPHLHFELWINSSPVDPEKYLTF encoded by the coding sequence ATGGCATCCTTCAGGAGAACCTCCGATAGTAATGACGAGCGTAAAGTCCGCTGGTATCATAAGCTGAGGGATAAATACAGGCTGGTTATTCTCAATGAAGATACTTTTGAAGAGAAATTGTCATTCAAGCTTTCGCGCCTGAATGTATTTGTTGTAACAGGGACACTTGCCATTATTCTGATTTTCCTGACCACCTATCTCATCGCCTTTACCCCCTTGCGCGAGTATATCCCCGGATACAGCAATGCAAACCTGCAGAAAGACCTCTATGAGTTACAGGTGAGAACCGATTCAATCGGAGAGGCCCTGAAAAACCGTGATCTGCATATTTTAAACCTAAAGAGGTTGCTTTCCGGCGAAGTAGTTCCATTGCCGGATCAATCACCGGTGCAGACCGATTCAATAATCAGGTCCGGTTATTCCAGGATCAGCAACCTCAGGTCTAAAGAAGATTCCTTATTGAGAAAAGAATATGAGCAGGAGAATCTTTATAACCTGAATATTGATTCCAGGTCGTCCCCGCGGCAGAATACCCCCGTCAGCAAGCTTAACTTTTATGCGCCTGTAAAAGGGATAGTCACAAACCGGTTTGATGCCTCAAAGCGGCATTACGGCATTGACATCGCTACCGGGCAAAACGAGGCAGTAAAGGCGGCATACGATGGTGTGGTGTTTTTTTCGGAATGGACGGCAGAAACCGGGAATGTTATCGCGATACAGCATACAGGGGCGGTAATCACTGTTTACAAGCACAACTCAGTGCTTCTGCGCAAACAGGGTGCTTATGTGCGGGCGGGAGAATCCATTGCGATCATAGGAAATACCGGTGAATATTCAACCGGGCCTCATCTGCATTTTGAATTGTGGATCAACAGTTCACCGGTTGATCCTGAAAAATATCTTACTTTCTGA